Proteins co-encoded in one Haloarcula sp. DT43 genomic window:
- a CDS encoding translation initiation factor eIF-2B has protein sequence MINETVRQIEEMDTQSSSIAAVKAAEALRELTDRECHTVEDFLRVVEQNSSALQRANRSHAPLYTTQQRIVTDLREADPDSVPEAKERLLEAIEAVVTEIETSKDRAAERAATLIDDGDVLMTHENSSTVMATFNAALDAGKEFHLYARESRPHFLGRRTARQLADRDGADVTLIVDGAAGHYLSEADRVFVGMNCLIDDTVYNRVGTLPLAATANELDVPVTVVGSSSKFIGSGFTFTNTFRSGSDVMLEPPEGFDIGNPGYDETPTRLLDTVVTEDGILQF, from the coding sequence ATGATAAACGAGACCGTGCGGCAGATAGAGGAGATGGACACACAGAGTTCCTCGATTGCCGCCGTGAAGGCCGCCGAGGCGCTCCGTGAACTGACAGACCGCGAGTGCCACACGGTCGAGGACTTCCTCCGCGTGGTCGAGCAAAACAGCAGCGCGCTCCAGCGGGCGAACCGCTCGCATGCGCCGCTGTACACGACACAGCAGCGCATCGTCACGGACCTGCGAGAGGCCGACCCCGACTCCGTCCCGGAGGCCAAGGAGCGACTGCTCGAGGCAATCGAGGCGGTCGTCACGGAGATAGAGACCAGCAAGGACCGCGCGGCCGAGCGGGCGGCGACGCTCATCGACGACGGCGACGTGCTGATGACACACGAGAACTCCTCGACGGTGATGGCGACGTTCAACGCGGCGCTCGACGCCGGCAAGGAGTTTCACCTCTACGCCAGGGAGTCGCGGCCCCACTTCCTGGGCCGTCGCACCGCCCGCCAGTTGGCCGACCGGGACGGGGCCGACGTGACGCTCATCGTCGACGGCGCGGCGGGCCACTACCTCTCCGAGGCCGACCGCGTGTTCGTCGGGATGAACTGCCTCATCGACGACACGGTGTACAACCGCGTCGGGACGCTGCCCCTGGCCGCCACGGCGAACGAACTCGACGTGCCCGTGACCGTCGTCGGGTCGTCCTCGAAGTTCATCGGCAGCGGCTTCACCTTCACGAACACGTTCCGGTCCGGGTCGGACGTGATGCTCGAACCGCCCGAGGGGTTCGACATCGGGAACCCAGGCTACGACGAGACGCCGACCCGCCTGCTCGATACGGTCGTCACCGAAGACGGCATCCTGCAGTTCTGA
- a CDS encoding type II/IV secretion system ATPase subunit — protein MTGQAATEGAPAVPAPTPPDAADAWYAPDVREQDEVYPGVVVTVRRDRSGFRYTVREPVLSVAEANALSTVESHFSGANIERPRTREGAVERMDGGFDPKHHRVIDRLIDASPASRRRIEYHALSSLACFDELTPYALDSRIDVADVTDDGVVVHTDDYAPAETDLGPDPSYLNRFASERVEQHTVRFQGFEIPVVVYREHLLGADPFTTKYAVREPDLLPGDEQLIDVCKERVWETGVDGVVQDRVEFVRERARSLLARQLTVRNTTEWVDTARYRLRSALAELDLAVPPVDHRFADDRLDDLLYYVLRDLVGYGKLTVPIRDHTLEDIEANRVGERVKVLPRADLGHDGRVPTNLAFDSEAAFVNVVTQLAADDGVELNASNPSAKVNIDPDGDGLHDADDTIRCAVALPTISEDGPHISIRKQSADAMTPVDLVERGSLPTELVALLWLLYESHGVVLFSGPTGAGKTTLMNAHMPFIPYRDRPISIDEGSREVRIPHETGVSLTTRDHERDHRRVTMADLMTQCNYLNPDVEVIAEINTAASFETFAETLNTGHGVIGTTHADDIESLVNRIVEKGLPAYLLDEIDVVVFPRHVDGERYVGDVVEFVDDPSVVESGGDRSGTIHKDGTTIHWNSVCRRRPDGSFELAYDHPQFGDDRRRVDTAVLDRLSDLRDEPVSAVEDAFHRRHRYVQYLVREGVTDFDDLFDVLADLETNEAATVERLRRQGGAPDDPHLEVGTGDD, from the coding sequence ATGACCGGACAGGCTGCCACGGAGGGTGCGCCGGCGGTCCCCGCACCGACGCCGCCGGATGCCGCCGACGCCTGGTACGCGCCGGACGTGCGCGAGCAGGACGAGGTGTATCCGGGCGTCGTCGTGACGGTTCGACGGGACCGGAGCGGGTTCCGGTACACGGTCCGCGAACCGGTGCTTTCGGTCGCGGAGGCCAACGCGCTGTCGACCGTCGAGTCGCACTTCTCGGGGGCGAACATCGAGCGACCGCGGACGCGTGAGGGGGCGGTAGAGCGCATGGACGGGGGTTTCGACCCGAAACATCACCGGGTCATCGACCGGCTCATCGACGCGTCGCCGGCGAGCCGTCGCCGAATCGAGTACCACGCGCTCTCGTCGCTGGCGTGTTTCGACGAACTGACGCCGTACGCGCTGGACTCCCGCATCGACGTCGCCGACGTGACGGACGACGGCGTGGTCGTTCACACCGACGACTACGCCCCGGCCGAGACCGACCTGGGACCGGATCCGAGCTACCTCAACCGCTTCGCGAGCGAGCGCGTCGAGCAACACACCGTCCGGTTCCAGGGGTTCGAGATACCGGTCGTCGTCTACCGCGAGCACCTCCTCGGCGCGGACCCGTTCACGACGAAGTACGCGGTTCGGGAGCCGGACCTGCTCCCCGGCGACGAGCAACTCATCGACGTGTGCAAGGAGCGGGTCTGGGAGACCGGCGTCGACGGCGTCGTCCAGGACCGCGTCGAGTTCGTCCGGGAGCGCGCCCGGTCGCTCCTGGCCAGACAGCTCACCGTCCGCAACACCACCGAGTGGGTCGACACCGCCCGCTACCGGCTCCGGTCGGCGCTGGCCGAACTCGACCTCGCCGTGCCGCCGGTCGACCACCGCTTCGCCGACGACCGCCTCGACGACCTGCTGTACTACGTCCTCCGGGACCTAGTCGGCTACGGCAAGCTCACCGTCCCGATTCGGGACCACACGCTCGAAGACATCGAGGCCAATCGGGTCGGCGAACGCGTGAAGGTCCTCCCGCGAGCCGACCTCGGCCACGACGGCCGGGTGCCGACCAACCTCGCCTTCGACTCAGAGGCGGCCTTCGTCAACGTCGTCACGCAACTGGCCGCCGACGACGGCGTCGAACTCAACGCCTCGAACCCGAGCGCGAAGGTCAACATCGACCCCGACGGCGACGGCCTCCACGACGCCGACGACACCATCCGCTGTGCCGTCGCCCTGCCGACCATCAGCGAGGACGGCCCGCACATCTCCATCCGCAAGCAGTCGGCCGACGCGATGACCCCGGTGGACCTGGTCGAACGCGGCTCGCTGCCGACGGAACTGGTCGCGCTGCTGTGGCTCCTGTACGAGTCCCACGGCGTCGTTCTCTTTTCGGGCCCGACCGGGGCCGGCAAGACCACGCTCATGAACGCGCACATGCCGTTCATCCCGTACCGGGACCGACCAATCAGCATCGACGAAGGGTCCCGCGAGGTCCGGATACCCCACGAGACCGGGGTCTCGCTCACCACGCGGGACCACGAGCGGGACCACCGCCGGGTCACGATGGCCGACCTGATGACGCAGTGCAACTATCTGAATCCGGACGTCGAAGTCATCGCCGAAATCAACACGGCCGCATCCTTCGAGACCTTCGCCGAGACGCTCAACACCGGCCACGGCGTCATCGGGACGACACACGCCGACGACATCGAGTCGCTCGTCAACCGCATCGTCGAAAAGGGGCTGCCGGCCTACCTGCTCGACGAAATCGATGTCGTCGTCTTCCCCCGGCACGTCGACGGGGAGCGCTACGTCGGCGACGTCGTCGAGTTCGTCGACGACCCGTCCGTCGTCGAGAGCGGGGGCGACCGGAGCGGGACGATACACAAGGACGGGACGACAATCCACTGGAACAGCGTCTGCCGGCGGCGGCCCGACGGGAGCTTCGAGCTCGCCTACGACCACCCGCAGTTCGGAGACGACAGGCGACGGGTCGACACCGCTGTCCTCGACCGGCTCTCGGACCTCCGGGACGAGCCGGTGTCGGCCGTCGAGGACGCGTTCCACCGCCGCCACCGCTACGTCCAGTACCTCGTTCGAGAGGGGGTGACCGATTTCGACGACCTGTTCGACGTTCTGGCCGACCTGGAGACGAACGAGGCAGCGACCGTCGAGCGGCTGCGGCGGCAGGGCGGGGCCCCGGACGACCCTCATCTGGAGGTCGGTACCGGTGACGACTGA
- a CDS encoding FAD-dependent oxidoreductase yields MTIHTDALVVGGGATGAGVARDLALRGVDVALVERNGLTSGTSGRSHGLLHSGARYAEADRVGAEECIAENRILKDIAGACIRDTGGLFVQLAEDDPDHFEAKRAACEEIGIPVETLDGDAARERVPDLAEDVERAFEVPDAVIYPSRLVAANAADARDHGAAIHPHAPVEDVLVDGGRVTGVRVGGAVDNTVAADYVVNATGAWAGEFAAMASLDVEMRPTRGVMVSVEYDALGPVLNRCRDPDDGDIVVPHEREVVLGTTSVPVRDPDEYETEQWEVEKSIEECAAMLPPVADAPEVRTWWGVRPLYAPDEDERCGRGISRGFFLLDHADDGVDNAASIVGGKLTTYRQMAAATADRVCAALGVDADCRTAERRLPAAEDPERVDELVAEFDGQGPTDEDVVG; encoded by the coding sequence ATGACGATTCACACGGACGCTCTCGTCGTCGGTGGCGGCGCGACCGGTGCTGGCGTCGCTCGCGACCTCGCGCTCCGCGGCGTCGACGTGGCGCTCGTCGAGCGTAACGGGCTGACGAGCGGGACCTCGGGGCGCTCGCACGGACTGCTCCACAGCGGTGCCCGCTACGCCGAGGCGGACCGGGTCGGTGCCGAGGAGTGCATCGCGGAAAACCGGATACTCAAGGACATCGCCGGGGCCTGTATCCGCGACACCGGCGGGCTGTTCGTCCAGCTCGCCGAGGACGACCCCGACCACTTCGAGGCCAAGCGGGCGGCCTGCGAGGAAATCGGCATCCCCGTCGAGACGCTGGACGGCGACGCGGCCCGCGAGCGAGTCCCCGACCTCGCCGAGGACGTCGAGCGCGCGTTCGAAGTCCCGGACGCCGTCATCTACCCGTCGCGGCTCGTCGCTGCGAACGCCGCCGACGCCCGCGACCACGGTGCGGCGATACACCCGCACGCACCCGTCGAGGACGTGCTCGTCGACGGCGGGCGAGTGACCGGCGTTCGGGTCGGCGGGGCGGTCGACAACACCGTCGCGGCCGACTACGTCGTCAACGCGACCGGGGCCTGGGCCGGCGAGTTCGCCGCGATGGCCAGCCTCGACGTGGAGATGCGGCCGACGCGGGGCGTGATGGTCTCCGTCGAGTACGACGCCCTCGGGCCGGTGCTCAACCGCTGTCGGGACCCCGACGACGGCGACATCGTCGTCCCACACGAGCGCGAGGTCGTCCTCGGGACGACGAGCGTGCCCGTCCGCGACCCGGACGAGTACGAGACCGAGCAGTGGGAAGTCGAGAAGAGCATCGAGGAGTGCGCGGCGATGCTCCCCCCAGTCGCGGACGCGCCCGAGGTCCGGACCTGGTGGGGCGTCCGGCCGCTGTACGCGCCAGACGAGGACGAGCGCTGCGGCCGCGGCATCTCGCGCGGGTTCTTCCTGCTGGACCACGCCGACGACGGCGTCGACAACGCGGCGAGCATCGTCGGCGGCAAACTGACCACCTACCGGCAGATGGCCGCGGCGACGGCCGACCGGGTCTGTGCGGCACTGGGCGTCGACGCCGACTGCCGGACCGCCGAGCGGCGGCTCCCGGCCGCCGAGGATCCGGAACGGGTGGACGAACTCGTGGCGGAGTTCGACGGCCAGGGACCGACTGACGAAGACGTGGTCGGGTAG
- a CDS encoding sugar phosphate nucleotidyltransferase: MDAIVLAGGYATRLWPITRRRPKMLLPVGETTVIDGVLQSLEADDRVDTTYLSTNEAFAADFEAHIDEMGYEKVQLSVESTEGEDEKFGVVGALAQLIDREGIDDDLFVIGGDNLIGFDPAEFLDFFESHDGPALAAYDVGSRERAKSYGLVELDGERVVDFQEKPDHPKSTLVSIACYAFPADSLRFEEYLSGDNNPDEPGWYIDWLQQQESVYAFTFDDVWFDIGTPESYFEAVEWKLDGGSLVHPDATVENSEIGDTVHVMAGADVTDSTLDRTIVFPDAEVHDCDLDETILGERVGVEGFDMAGSLVINRR; this comes from the coding sequence ATGGACGCGATAGTTCTAGCCGGCGGCTACGCGACACGACTGTGGCCGATTACGCGGCGACGACCGAAGATGCTGCTCCCGGTCGGTGAGACGACCGTTATCGACGGCGTCTTGCAGTCGCTCGAAGCCGACGACCGGGTCGACACGACCTACCTGAGCACGAACGAGGCCTTCGCCGCGGACTTCGAGGCCCATATCGACGAGATGGGGTACGAGAAGGTCCAGCTCTCCGTCGAGAGCACGGAGGGCGAAGACGAGAAGTTCGGCGTCGTCGGCGCGCTCGCACAGCTCATAGACCGCGAGGGCATCGACGACGACCTGTTCGTCATCGGCGGCGACAACCTCATCGGCTTCGATCCCGCCGAGTTCCTGGACTTCTTCGAGTCCCACGACGGGCCGGCGCTGGCCGCCTACGACGTCGGCTCGCGGGAGCGGGCAAAGTCCTACGGGCTGGTCGAACTCGACGGCGAGCGCGTCGTCGACTTCCAGGAGAAGCCCGACCACCCCAAGAGCACGCTCGTCTCCATCGCCTGCTACGCGTTCCCGGCCGACTCGCTCCGGTTCGAGGAGTACCTCTCGGGCGACAACAACCCCGACGAACCCGGCTGGTACATCGACTGGCTCCAGCAACAGGAGTCGGTGTACGCGTTCACGTTCGACGACGTCTGGTTCGACATCGGGACCCCGGAGTCGTACTTCGAGGCGGTCGAGTGGAAGCTCGACGGCGGGTCGCTCGTCCACCCCGACGCGACCGTCGAGAACTCCGAGATTGGCGACACCGTCCACGTGATGGCCGGGGCGGACGTGACCGACAGTACCCTCGACCGGACCATCGTCTTCCCCGACGCCGAGGTCCACGACTGCGACCTCGACGAGACGATTCTCGGCGAGCGCGTCGGCGTCGAGGGATTCGACATGGCGGGCTCGCTCGTCATCAACCGCCGATGA
- the malQ gene encoding 4-alpha-glucanotransferase, protein MTFQRQSGVFLHQTSLPGPHGIGDLGAGARAFVDFLDRADQSLWQFCPLGPTSSVHGNSPYQSSSAFAGNPLLVDLRALVDRGYLSEAEVEPPEDVSPHRVAYDRVTEFKTARLRTAYAAFEENADDADRQSFAEFCDREAGWLDDYALFTALKAEFDGAGWMDWPDDIRTREPDALERYRDELADDVRYHKFVQWCFDSQWRALAEYAAERDIGLVGDLPIYVGLDSADVWAYPEVFRLDDDHQPAEVAGVPPNPGDDGQRWGNPVYDWETLREDGYGWWVDRFERLFDLVDVARIDHFKGFDEFWSIPAEADDPAAGQWRDGPGAHFFETVEAELGELPFLVEDLGFLDEGIVALRDRFGFPGMRVPQYADWCEEGHMYQPMHYPEQSVGYTSTHDTDTVVGYYRDLSDRQRDCLHYNLGTDGEEINWDLIEAVWNSNAAVAMTTVQDLLGLDSDTRFNVPGTATGNWQWRVTEAALDEEVAERLRRVTDRTIR, encoded by the coding sequence ATGACATTCCAACGACAGAGCGGGGTGTTCCTGCACCAGACGTCACTCCCGGGGCCACACGGCATCGGCGACCTCGGTGCCGGCGCGCGGGCGTTCGTCGACTTCCTCGACCGGGCCGACCAGTCGCTGTGGCAGTTCTGCCCGCTCGGCCCCACGTCGAGCGTCCACGGAAACTCCCCGTACCAGTCGTCGTCCGCCTTCGCGGGCAATCCCCTACTCGTCGACCTCCGGGCCCTCGTCGACCGCGGCTATCTCTCCGAGGCCGAGGTCGAACCGCCCGAGGACGTCTCGCCGCACCGCGTCGCGTACGACCGCGTGACCGAGTTCAAGACGGCCCGGCTCCGGACCGCCTACGCCGCCTTCGAGGAGAACGCGGACGACGCGGACCGGCAGTCGTTCGCCGAGTTCTGCGACCGCGAGGCGGGGTGGCTGGACGACTACGCGCTGTTTACGGCCCTGAAAGCCGAGTTCGACGGCGCGGGCTGGATGGATTGGCCCGACGACATACGGACGCGCGAACCGGACGCGCTGGAGCGGTACCGGGACGAACTGGCCGATGACGTCCGCTATCACAAGTTCGTCCAGTGGTGTTTCGACAGCCAGTGGCGGGCACTGGCCGAGTACGCGGCCGAGCGGGACATCGGTCTCGTCGGCGACCTCCCCATCTACGTGGGCCTCGACTCGGCGGACGTCTGGGCCTATCCCGAGGTGTTCCGGCTCGACGACGACCACCAGCCGGCGGAAGTAGCGGGCGTCCCGCCCAATCCCGGCGACGACGGCCAGCGGTGGGGGAACCCCGTCTACGACTGGGAGACGCTGCGCGAGGACGGCTACGGCTGGTGGGTCGACCGGTTCGAGCGGCTGTTCGACCTCGTGGACGTCGCCCGCATCGACCACTTCAAAGGGTTCGACGAGTTCTGGTCGATTCCCGCCGAGGCCGACGACCCGGCCGCCGGGCAGTGGCGCGACGGCCCCGGCGCGCACTTCTTCGAGACGGTCGAGGCCGAACTCGGCGAACTGCCCTTCCTCGTCGAGGACCTGGGCTTTCTCGACGAGGGCATCGTCGCGCTGCGCGACCGCTTTGGCTTCCCCGGCATGCGCGTGCCCCAGTACGCCGACTGGTGCGAGGAGGGCCACATGTACCAGCCGATGCACTACCCCGAGCAGTCCGTCGGCTACACCTCGACCCACGACACCGACACCGTCGTCGGCTACTACCGGGACCTCTCGGACCGGCAACGGGACTGTCTGCACTACAACCTCGGCACCGACGGCGAGGAAATCAACTGGGACCTCATCGAGGCGGTGTGGAACTCGAACGCGGCCGTCGCGATGACGACCGTCCAGGACCTGCTCGGCCTCGACAGCGACACCCGGTTCAACGTCCCCGGCACGGCGACCGGGAACTGGCAGTGGCGGGTGACCGAGGCGGCCCTCGACGAGGAGGTCGCCGAGCGGCTCCGCCGGGTCACCGACAGGACAATCCGCTGA
- a CDS encoding glycosyltransferase family 4 protein, with amino-acid sequence MPPNVLMLGWGFPPNITGGLDTAIGELFEQLEPRDDVEFELVLPDEYAPPDRDGIHGVPTGSGDIITRIGRLAGEFADRAAEADIIHTNDWFGYNPGSRAKASHEVEWISTFHSLSADRNVNPPQREVETEQRVANRSDHVVAVSKFTQRRIREQYDADSTVIYNGFSSVEPTGRDIKSELGIDGKMLFFVGRHTDQKGLSYLLYALSKLDRDDVSLVLGGSGHLTEQLERFAELLGIDDRVYFPGYLPQSELGDYYNSADLFVSPSLAEPFGITIVEALSVGTRVVACESGAAELLNENCVIEVEPDSDSIADGIEHALSLSTPIEYDVRTWEEVADEHVEFYHEVLDEA; translated from the coding sequence ATGCCACCGAACGTGCTGATGCTTGGCTGGGGGTTCCCACCTAACATCACCGGCGGGCTTGATACCGCTATCGGGGAGCTGTTCGAACAGCTCGAACCGAGAGACGACGTCGAGTTCGAGTTGGTGTTGCCCGACGAGTACGCGCCGCCGGACCGCGACGGCATCCACGGCGTGCCGACGGGCAGCGGCGACATCATCACGCGCATCGGCCGGCTGGCCGGGGAGTTCGCCGACCGGGCGGCCGAGGCCGACATCATCCACACGAACGACTGGTTCGGCTACAACCCCGGCTCGCGGGCCAAAGCGTCCCACGAGGTCGAGTGGATATCGACGTTTCACTCGCTGTCGGCGGACCGCAACGTGAACCCGCCACAGCGGGAAGTCGAGACCGAACAGCGCGTCGCCAACCGGTCGGACCACGTCGTCGCGGTGAGCAAGTTCACGCAGCGGCGCATCCGCGAGCAGTACGACGCCGACTCGACGGTCATCTACAACGGGTTCTCGTCGGTGGAGCCGACGGGCCGTGACATCAAATCGGAGCTTGGCATCGACGGGAAGATGCTGTTTTTCGTCGGCCGCCACACCGACCAGAAGGGGCTGTCGTACCTGCTGTACGCGCTCTCGAAGCTCGACCGGGACGACGTCAGCCTGGTGCTGGGCGGCTCGGGCCACCTCACCGAACAGCTCGAACGGTTCGCCGAACTGCTGGGAATCGACGACCGGGTGTACTTCCCGGGGTATCTCCCACAGTCGGAACTCGGGGACTACTACAACAGCGCCGACCTGTTCGTCTCGCCGTCGCTGGCGGAGCCGTTCGGCATCACAATCGTCGAGGCGCTCTCGGTCGGGACGCGCGTCGTCGCCTGCGAGAGCGGGGCCGCGGAGCTGTTGAACGAGAACTGCGTCATCGAGGTCGAGCCGGACTCGGACTCAATCGCCGACGGCATCGAACACGCGCTGTCGCTGTCGACGCCAATCGAGTACGACGTCCGGACCTGGGAGGAAGTCGCCGACGAACACGTCGAGTTCTACCACGAGGTCTTAGACGAGGCCTGA
- a CDS encoding DUF7510 family protein translates to MGQSETEHVTFEMTIDDGRTRIDVSGDRDTAVVVRSKSGEKIYLPPEDFDRPPEDRQTPYDSPYQSADGTADSPYRTRTDTTSVTGLEPTADGYLIVHPEPVTDVRFLR, encoded by the coding sequence ATGGGCCAATCAGAGACCGAGCACGTCACGTTCGAGATGACCATCGACGACGGCCGGACCCGAATCGACGTCTCGGGCGACCGCGACACGGCCGTCGTCGTCCGTTCGAAATCGGGCGAGAAGATATACCTGCCCCCGGAGGACTTCGACCGGCCGCCGGAGGACAGACAGACGCCCTACGACAGCCCCTACCAGTCGGCCGACGGGACCGCCGACAGCCCGTACCGGACCCGGACCGATACAACGTCCGTGACGGGGCTGGAGCCGACCGCGGACGGGTACCTCATCGTCCACCCGGAGCCGGTCACGGACGTTCGCTTTCTCAGATAG